The Mercurialis annua linkage group LG2, ddMerAnnu1.2, whole genome shotgun sequence genome contains a region encoding:
- the LOC126669792 gene encoding dihydropyrimidine dehydrogenase (NADP(+)), chloroplastic, with product MASSSFTQIKGRNSVTELAAFRTRPLTQRVKNRAQLLRVVAENKVEPDLSVSVNGLKMPNPFVIGSGPPGTNYTVMKRAFDEGWGAVIAKTVSLDAAKVINVTPRYARLRVGGNGSAKGQIIGWQNIELISDRPLETMLKEFKQLKEECPERILIASIMEEYDKAAWEELIDRVEQTGIDAIEVNFSCPHGMPERKMGAAVGQDCGLLEEVCGWINAKATVPVWAKMTPNITDITEPARVSLRSGCEGVAAINTIMSVMGINLKTLRPEPCVEGYSTPGGYSCKAVHPIALGKVMNIAKMMRSEYNLDEYSLSGIGGVETGSDAAEFILLGANTVQVCTGVMMHGYGLVKKLNEELKDFMKMHNFSSIEDFRGASLDYFTTHTDLVRRQKEAIEQRKAVKKGLQSDKDWTGDGFVKESESMVSN from the exons ATGGCTTCTTCTAGTTTCACCCAGATCAAAGGCAGAAACTCAGTCACTGAGTTAGCTGCTTTCAGGACTCGTCCATTGACTCAGCGTGTCAAAAACAGAGCTCAGTTGTTAAGAGTCGTAGCTGAAAATAAAGTAGAACCCGATTTGAGTGTCAGTGTAAATGGGTTGAAAATGCCTAACCCGTTTGTTATTGGGTCGGGTCCGCCTGGTACTAACTACACTGTCATGAAACGGGCCTTTGATGAAGGCTGGGGTGCTGTTATTGCCAAAACT GTATCACTAGATGCAGCAAAAGTTATAAATGTGACTCCGAGATATGCCCGGCTACGGGTAGGTGGTAATGGCTCTGCCAAAGGGCAGATAATTGGGTGGCAGAATATTGAACTCATAAGTGATAGGCCTCTTGAAACCATGCTCAAAGAGTTTAAACAGTTGAAAGAAGAATGCCCGGAAAGGATTCTCATTGCTTCGATCATGGAGGAGTATGACAAAGCGGCTTGGGAGGAGCTTATTGATCGAGTAGAGCAAACTGGAATT GATGCTATTGAAGTCAATTTCTCATGTCCTCATGGAATGCCTGAACGTAAAATGGGGGCTGCCGTTGGACAAGACTGTGGACTTTTGGAAGAGGTTTGTGGATGGATTAATGCAAAAGCTACTGTACCAGTATGGGCGAAGATGACTCCTAACATCACAGACATAACAGAG CCAGCTAGGGTTTCTCTCAGATCAGGATGTGAAGGGGTAGCTGCGATCAACACAATCATGAGCGTAATGGGAATCAATCTGAAAACATTACGACCAGAGCCTTGTGTTGAGGG ATATTCCACTCCTGGGGGTTATTCCTGTAAAGCAGTTCATCCTATTGCACTTGGGAAGGTTATGAATATTGCGAAGATGATGAGATCAGAATATAATCTTGATGAGTACTCACTTTCTGGTATTGGAGGTGTTGAAACAGGCAGTGATGCTGCCGAGTTTATTCTTCTTGGAGCAAATACAGTTCAG GTCTGCACTGGAGTTATGATGCATGGATATGGACTAGTGAAAAAACTGAACGAAGAACTGAAGGATTTTATGAAAATGCACAACTTCTCTTCAATTGAAGACTTCAGAGG AGCATCGCTCGACTATTTTACAACTCACACAGATTTGGTAAGACGGCAGAAAGAAGCGATTGAACAACGGAAAGCTGTCAAGAAAGGTCTGCAGTCTGATAAAGACTGGACCGGAGATGGTTTCGTGAAGGAGTCGGAAAGCATGGTTTCTAATTAA
- the LOC126670384 gene encoding mitogen-activated protein kinase kinase 9: MAVVRERRHLNLRLPLPEPSERRPRFALPIPPSSTTAATNTSTANISSNDLERLHVLGHGNGGTVYKVRHRKTSQVYALKVVHADIDDAIIRRQVFREMEILRRTDSPYIVHCHGIYEKPSGDIAILMEHMNSGTLDSVLQKEGTFSESKLSHIARQVLNGLNYLHTHKIIHRDIKPSNLLVNKTMDVKISDFGVSKIMCRTLDACNSYVGTCAYMSPERFDPDTYGGNYNGYAADIWSLGLTLLELYLGHFPFLTPGQRPDWATLMCAICFGDPPSSPEDASEEFRSFVECCLQKESSKRWTAAQLLSHPFVCKIRDPIE; this comes from the coding sequence ATGGCCGTCGTCCGCGAGCGCCGCCACCTTAATCTCCGCCTCCCCTTACCCGAACCATCCGAGCGCCGCCCCCGTTTCGCTTTACCAATCCCTCCCAGCTCCACCACCGCTGCCACAAACACCTCCACCGCAAACATATCCTCCAACGACCTCGAAAGACTCCACGTCTTAGGCCACGGCAACGGCGGAACCGTATACAAAGTCCGTCACAGGAAAACCTCCCAAGTTTACGCACTGAAAGTAGTCCACGCCGACATCGACGACGCCATCATCCGCCGCCAAGTCTTCCGCGAAATGGAAATCCTCCGCCGGACTGACTCACCGTACATTGTCCACTGCCACGGTATTTACGAAAAGCCCTCTGGCGACATAGCGATTCTAATGGAGCATATGAACTCGGGTACGCTCGACTCAGTTTTGCAAAAAGAGGGCACGTTCAGTGAGTCAAAACTCAGTCATATAGCTCGGCAAGTACTCAACGGGTTAAATTACCTTCACACCCATAAAATTATCCACCGTGACATAAAACCCTCGAACTTATTAGTAAACAAGACGATGGATGTAAAAATTAGTGACTTCGGGGTCAGTAAAATTATGTGTAGAACTTTAGATGCTTGTAATTCTTACGTGGGCACGTGTGCTTACATGAGTCCGGAGCGGTTCGACCCGGATACTTACGGCGGTAATTATAACGGTTATGCGGCGGATATATGGAGCTTGGGCCTTACTTTGTTGGAGCTTTATTTGGGTCATTTCCCGTTTCTGACGCCGGGTCAACGACCCGATTGGGCTACTCTTATGTGTGCTATATGCTTTGGTGACCCGCCTAGCTCGCCGGAGGATGCGTCGGAGGAGTTTAGGAGCTTTGTGGAGTGTTGCTTGCAGAAGGAGTCGAGTAAACGGTGGACGGCGGCGCAGCTGTTGTCGCATCCTTTTGTATGTAAGATCCGAGATCCGATTGAATGA
- the LOC126666832 gene encoding uncharacterized protein LOC126666832 isoform X1, with the protein MMTSVLNGNLNCNILCQNRGFSKAAISSLPLLDNGGRLVSRSLYRKNIFSFPGNASSSSMISQKIKFITPKNSSSSDSNSSEDDSSNQGKTPFGYTRKDVILIGVGVTLLGYGLKYGLEFVGVDPLQAGNVVQLVLVLGLTVGWISTYIFRVSNKEMTYAQQLRDYEYKVMEKRLDSLTEADLAVLLEQVEEEKRLERDAK; encoded by the exons AT GATGACTTCTGTTTTGAATGGAAATTTAAATTGTAACATTTTATGCCAAAATAGAGGTTTTTCTAAGGCTGCTATATCATCTCTTCCATTATTGGACAATGGAG GAAGATTAGTCTCACGAAGCTTGTACAGAAAGAATATTTTCTCGTTTCCAGGAAATGCATCATCCAGCAGCATGATTTCGCAGAAGATAAAATTCATTACCCCTAAAAACAGCAGCTCCTCAGACTCGAATAGTAGTGAAGATGATTCTTCTAATCAAGGCAAG ACACCTTTTGGATACACTAGGAAAGATGTTATATTGATTGGAGTTGGAGTTACTCTTCTCGGCTATGGCTTGAAATATGGACTCGAG TTTGTCGGAGTTGATCCTTTACAAGCAGGGAATGTTGTTCAGTTAGTGTTGGTTTTAGGATTAACAGTTGGATGGATATCTACATACATCTTTAGGGTCTCAAACAAAGAAATGACATACGCTCAACAATTGCGTGACTACGAATACAAAGTCATGGAG AAGCGGCTAGATAGCTTAACAGAAGCAGATTTAGCGGTACTACTCGAACAAgttgaagaagaaaagagacTCGAAAGAGACGCCAAATAA
- the LOC126669962 gene encoding 3-dehydroquinate synthase, chloroplastic-like, which produces MASNIANTASLSIFINSSNLKSKKDWSHLYLGFKNSKQFASLRSKKPTIFASSAQFIVDRSPVKARSGAPLVVEVDLGARSYPVYIGSGLLDQPELLQRHVHGNRVLVVTNDTVEPLFLAKVIHALTRDNSDISVESMVLPDGEKYKSTEHLMKIFDKAIESKLDRTCTFVALGGGVIGDMCGFAAASFLRGVGFIQIPTTLMSQVDSSVGGKTGINHRLGKNLIGAIYQPQSVLIDTDTLRTLPDRELASGFAEIIKLGLIRDAEFFEWLEKNMQLLVARDPRAMVYAIKRSCEIKAEIVSLDEMEIGLRAILNLGHTFGHAIETSVGYGRWLHGEAVAVGTMIAVDMSYRLGWIDDSIVKRVGNILRQATLPIVPSETMTVDMFKSAMAFDKKVADGLQRLILLKGPLGNCIFTGDYDRKALDDTLAVFTKSSINI; this is translated from the exons ATGGCTTCCAATATTGCCAACACAGCATCCCTCTCTATCTTCATTAACTCTTCAAATTTAAAGTCTAAAAAAGATTGGAGCCATTTGTATCTAGGCTTTAAAAACTCAAAACAATTTGCATCTCTCCGTTCCAAAAAACCAACAATATTTGCCAGTTCTGCTCAGTTTATAGTTGATCGGTCTCCCGTAAAAGCGAGATCTGGAGCACCACTCGTCGTTGAAGTTGACTTGGGTGCTCGGAGTTACCCCGTTTACATTGGATCCGGACTACTTGATCAACCCGAGTTGCTTCAAAG ACATGTGCATGGAAATAGAGTGCTGGTGGTGACCAATGACACAGTAGAACCATTGTTTCTTGCTAAAGTGATACATGCATTAACCAGAGACAACTCAGATATTTCCGTTGAGAGTATGGTTTTGCCTGACGGGGAGAAATATAAGAGCACA GAGCATCTGATGAAAATATTCGACAAAGCAAtagaatcaaaactggacagaACCTGTACATTTGTTGCCCTTGGAGGTGGTGTTATTGGTGATATGTGTGGATTTGCAGCTGCTTCGTTTCTTCGCGGCGTCGGTTTCATTCAGATTCCGACGACTCTGATGTCACAGGTGGATTCTTCTGTCGGAGGGAAAACTGGGATAAATCACAGGCTTGGAAAGAATCTGATCGGAGCAATTTATCAGCCTCAGTCTGTACTCATAGACACAGACACTTTAAGAACACTGCCTGATAGGGAATTGGCGTCAGGTTTTGCAGAGATTATAAAATTGGGCTTGATTAGAGATGCTGAATTTTTCGAGTGGCTGGAGAAGAATATGCAATTACTCGTCGCCAG GGATCCAAGGGCGATGGTATACGCCATAAAGCGATCTTGTGAAATTAAGGCTGAGATTGTATCCCTAGATGAAATGGAAATAGGGCTCAGGGCAATTTTAAACTTAGGTCACACGTTTGGCCAT GCAATAGAAACTAGTGTTGGATACGGGCGGTGGCTCCATGGAGAAGCTGTGGCAGTTGGAACG ATGATAGCAGTTGACATGTCATACCGCCTCGGTTGGATCGACGATTCTATTGTAAAGCGTGTCGGCAACATTCTACGGCAAGCTACGTTACCCATTGTCCCATCGGAAACCATGACCGTAGATATGTTCAAGTCTGCAATGGCG TTTGATAAGAAGGTAGCAGATGGATTGCAAAGGCTTATCCTATTGAAAGGTCCTCTTGGTAATTGTATATTCACCGGTGATTATGATAGAAAGGCCCTCGACGATACACTTGCTGTATTTACCAAATCttcgataaatatttaa